TTGGTTCCTTCGTCCTGAAAATGTCGTACTGGAGGTTGTATTCTGCTAGAAAAAGTGAGAGGGCTTAAAAATCAAGGAGGATTAGATTAAATTCTCGAAAAAGGTCGAGAATTTTGTTGTAAAGCAGATATCGGATTCGAGAGGTAGTTTTTTTCCGATTTAGTTTGCCCAAATTCTCCCGTAATCAAAATAGACTTGTTTTGGAAATATTTTTCATAGTCCCCATTATGGCGGTTCTCGCCAACGTAAGTTGTTTCATTGAAAATATACGTCGAGATCATCGATTTCACAAATTGATGACGGTCTTCTATCTAGCGATCGGAGTTCAAAACGCGACGACAGCGGCAATCTGTGCTTCTACCAGCGAAGAGATGGGCTTGGCTTTTTGGGTGTTCAATTGCCATTCTTTTTTTATTCTTTCTCCGGTATTGGTTGGAATGGCGAGTTTCTGTACGGGAAGAAGAATTCTAAATCGGTTTACAATTTTCGTTTTTGTAGTCGCGCTTGCTTGCGATTTTTTTTGCTCTTCATTTCCCCGAATGATTATCTCCGGCTTTAAATCATATCAATTCGGTCTCGCTCCTCTTCTTTCTCCGATTGGAGGCTCTCTCGGAATCGGAATTCATGTCCTTGCGATGGGTGTATGTATTTACTTTTTTATAAAGCCCGTTCAATGGAACGTGTTCTTTGAAAAACGGTTCTTTGTGGGAGTTTTTCTTTTTTGGTGGCTCGCGCTATTTACGAATTTTATTCCTCTGTTTGGAATCGACCTGCCTCCCTTACATCCGGTTGCGGACTCGGCGCTTTCCGTGGTTCTTTCGGTCTACTTGAATCGATATAACGTTGGAAAAACGAGTTTGTTAAGAATTGCGGCGAATATTCTGATTTCGATCGCGATCGGAGTTACGATCGGAATGTTCTTCTGGTCTGTTTTTAAATTCCTCCCCTTTCGCGAAATTTACGTTACCGCGATTTCTTCGCTGAGCGCGTGTTCGTTTATGGCGTTTCTTTTTTTCCATTCTTACAAGAGCGAAGAAATTCCTACGATTGTCCAGAATTTGAATCTAGATGGTTACGGACTTTCCAAACAGGAGATTCGGATTTGTGAACTCTTAGAAGCGGGTCACAGTCGCACGTTCATCCAACTCATCCTGAACGTTTCCAACGGGACCCTGAGAAATCATTTGAAGAATATCTATGCAAAGGTTTTACCGGAATCGAAATCTACTTCCAAGGATCAGTTGCAAAGACTGACCATTTTTCTATCAAAACGGAAGGAAAACAACGGCGCTCCGCGTTAATGCGAACAACTTCGTGTTGATTTCAAAACGAGAAGATGGAATGTTCCGTTTTGAACATTCGGGCGAGTTTTGATAGGACTGACTTTTATATCTTATCCGATCCGGAATGGCAGAATACACAGTTTCTTTTTTCCGATCTGGATTCGTTGTTCGATTGCGTTCTTACGATTCGTAAAATGACATCGTTCGAAGAAAGAAAACTTCTTGAATTCGTTTGCGGATTCGTTTTCGTTTTATCTTCGATTCCGACGGATCTTTTTTTGGTTTCGGAGACACCGGCGTTCGCACTCAATCCTGCAAATAGCAGTAAGGCCGCGATTTGGCTCTTTCTAACCATAGACTTCTTTCAATACCCTTCGCTTATTATAACCGTTTTATAGCTCAGTTTTCCACCCCCAGCTGTCATAGATGATTTTTTTCTTCTATGACACTTGTCATGTTTTCGAATTTATAAAGATGAATTCGGAATATTTGCGACTTTGATCCTAAATATGGAAAAACCGATCGGACCAATGCTCACAGGTTCGCGGTACAGTGGATTTTCCGTTTTGAAATTTTCGGGGGAAATCCTATCAGGAGGCGCTTTTTGGTTTTGAACGTCGAAAAAGCGTCAAATTAAAGTTAGACGCTATTTCGATAAGAATAAAATTTGAAAAGAAGATTCCATGAACTCGACGACCTACTCGCGTCGAACGAAATATTATTTCATCAAGAACTAGTTTATCCGATAGGAATCCGTTTTTGAGCCAAGAACAACCGGCCACGCAGGATTGATACCAAGATGTTAGGAAAAAAATCGATTTCAGAGTTTAAGATTCAAATTCCCGAAGAAGAAATCCAATTTCTAAAAAACCGTTTGAAACAAACTCGTTTTGCTCCGCCGATCGATTCATCGAATTGGTCCGATGGCACGGACGCGGATTATCTAAGGGAATTGATTCGAGACTGGGGTACGAGGTATGATTGGCGCTCCCGCGAAATTCTACTCAATCGTTTCGATCATTTCCTCGCCGATATCGAAGGAACTAAAATTCATTTTATCCATGCGAAAGGAAAGGGTAAGAATCCGATTCCTCTTTTGCTCTTACAAGGATGGCCGAGTAGTTTCATTCAGATGTTGGATATCATTCCACTTCTTACAGAGACGCAGGAGGACGATATCCCAAGTTTCGACGTCGTCGCCGCATCTCTTCCCGGGTATTTATTTTCCGAAATTCCTTCAAAGCACGGAATGAGTTTTTCATTCATCGCCGATTTGATGCAGAAGTTGATGGTGGAAACATTGGGTTATAAAAAATATGCGGCTCGAGGTTCCGATCAAGGCGCACTTGTGCAACAACAACTGGGTTTGAAATATCCGGAGAATCTGATCGGGTTGCATCGAACGGGCATTACCCCATTCTTAAATCCCTTGCCTGCGGATTTATCAGAAGAAGAAATTCAATACCAACAGAAGGTCGCGTCCTGGGCAAAGTCAGAAACCGCGTATGCAAGCCTGCAGGCGCTTCGACCGGAAACGATCACGCCCGCTCTTGCGGATTCTCCGATTGCTTTGGCGAGCTGGGTGATCGAAAAATTCCAAAGGTGGGGAGATTGTAACGGCGATCCGGATCGGCATTTTGGAAGAGACAAGTTACTGGATAATCTTTCTCTTCACTGGTTCTATGGAGCAGGCGCCGCTTCGGTCCGATTGTATCGGGAAGTGCTTCGGAATCCGGGCTTAATCGGTAAAGTGAACGTTCCCACTGCGATTATCATGCCGCTTCGAGACGGAATCGCGGTGCCTTTTCCGAGAAGCTGGGCGGAACGTTTTTACAACGTCCAACGTTGGACCGTTTTGGAAAAAGGAGGTCATTTTTCGGAATGGGAAGTTCCGGAAACGATTGCGGAAGACATTCGATCGTTTTTTAAATCGCTTACGGAAAAAAGATAAATGGTTTTTGATAATTCACTTGTTCGTCCTAAGTTTTCGAAATAAGAATTCATCGAAATTCTTTTTTAGAAGAACGTAAACTTTCCGTTCTCTTGCGGAAGAATAAGAATTTATTTTCGCAGGAAGTTAGAATATTTCAGAGAACCCTATTTGGACGACCCGGATTTTTGTTAAGCGAAGTCGTTTAATTTTAGGAATGTTTGTTGATTCTGGATTCTTTCGCTCGAAGAGGGAGAAGAATTCTTACTCAAAAATTTGGAGTAAACCGGTTCAATTGCAATCGGAGTAAAGAATATTCCGATTCTTTGCCTTCGATTCGATGGTAATCGATTGAGTCCGAGAAATTTCGCCTAACGCAGGAATCGTGGATTTGTCACAAAGCCAGCTGATGACATTCCCTTGAATGGATAAATTTCCGCATCCTCCGATAAATGTTTGATTCTTCCAAATCATCACGTTTAGATTCCGGAACGAAATCTTTTCCGGTATTCCGTCCGGATAATGCGTTATGCTGATCTTAAATGAATTTTCTCCCTGAAAGAGATAACCCCATTCGTATTCGGGAGAAGTCTTGTCCGAATTCAAATTGACGTCGATTGTTTCCGGGACGGATGCCAACTCGAGTTGAAATGAAACGTCGTTCGTATTCTCATGAACGTTTCCAGATATCAAATCAAGATGACCTATTTCGTTGTTGGGAATATTCAAGAATCCGGCTTTGACGTCCCCGCTCGGGTCGGTAAATCCGAACGGATTCTTATATGTTTGGGAAACACAGGGAAGGCTGGCCGTCGTGAGAAATAGATTCGTTAGATAGTTGTCTCGGATTGGATCGTCTACTTGACTTTGGGAACACCGGGAAAAGATTAAGATGAGTAATAAACAGGAAAGAAATTTTTTCAACGTCAATGACTCCATGGGCAAATCGGAAAAGCGGACCCGGACTGATAGGCACATGTGATTCCTCTTTGGAGGGAGCCGTTTTTTATATTTTGTGTTAAACTAATAAGGCTTTGATTGAAATTCAAATCCGTAAAACAGTTGGCTGTGGTCGTTGGTATCAAGGCGAGTTCCGCTTCAAGGCTGTTCAGTTGAACCAATTCCTCCGAGTTTACGACTCGTGAAAAATTTCCAGGAACAAAATTCGAAGTTTCCAATCCGAGTTCCTTACAGCTTTTCTGATTGGTAAATCGGAACTGAGATTCCACATTTGATCCGTTCAGTCCTAACTGATCCTTGAACAACATGGAAGTCGGCGGAACCAAATTGGAATACTTGACAAAAAGTGAAGTTGCTCCGGTCGTGCAATTTGCAAAGTTGATATTGATAAACGTAAGATCGTCTCTTCTATTTTGTAAAGTGGTCGCCGTTGCGATGTTATTGAAAAAACTCAGATTGCAAGATTCGGCCGTTGTCTCATAACAAGTTGTCACTTTTCCGCTATGGAGTTGATTTGTTACCAAACAAGCTTTGAGAGCGGGAACTGCTACGCTGGCATTCGGCTGGAGTTGCTGGTTCACAATCGCCAAAAGAAGATCCGGGTTGGATGCGTTTTCCCGAATACACTGAAACAGGAATATACATAGCCATAACACGAACTTGATTAGATTGGTTTGAATTCTTACCAGCATTTTCCAGTGAAGAGACAAATGAGCAAAAGCCAGTCGATTTGAGAGGCTTCTACTTCGACCGGTTGGGGTGCTTCTTCTGGAAGAGGAACGACAACAGTATCATCACCCGGAATGGAAACCGCTCCATCATATTTGGGCGGACCATTTTTGAGAGAATTGTGCCAATCTAGTTCGATAACCTTTGCTGATAAGGCCGATGCCCACACCGTATAGCCCATGTAGTTCAAATGCCCGATTTGGTCTTGATACAACCAAGGATTGGCGACCCAACACTGGCCAAACTCAAAACAATCTTTTTGTCGAATGAATAAGTGATACATCGGAAGAAAATGAACCTTGCCGTATTTTTCATTTACTTCGTTCGCAGTTTGCTCAATTAAACCCTGTGAGAAAAACATTCCCAAACTGGTTACCATGCTTGGATTGTTTTTTATCGTATGTAACCAAGTCCAATACCAAGCGTCATCTTTCGTCGGTGAAAGTCCTACATTCTTTATCTGTGCGTGTAGGATTGCTAATTCTTCGATTCCCGTTTGGATTTCAATTCTAGCCAGGGCGGCATTATAGGATTCTTTAATTCCGATAATTGCTTCTGTTAATTCTCCATGTAATTTGCTCAAATCGATAGGCA
The sequence above is a segment of the Leptospira stimsonii genome. Coding sequences within it:
- a CDS encoding helix-turn-helix transcriptional regulator; this encodes MTVFYLAIGVQNATTAAICASTSEEMGLAFWVFNCHSFFILSPVLVGMASFCTGRRILNRFTIFVFVVALACDFFCSSFPRMIISGFKSYQFGLAPLLSPIGGSLGIGIHVLAMGVCIYFFIKPVQWNVFFEKRFFVGVFLFWWLALFTNFIPLFGIDLPPLHPVADSALSVVLSVYLNRYNVGKTSLLRIAANILISIAIGVTIGMFFWSVFKFLPFREIYVTAISSLSACSFMAFLFFHSYKSEEIPTIVQNLNLDGYGLSKQEIRICELLEAGHSRTFIQLILNVSNGTLRNHLKNIYAKVLPESKSTSKDQLQRLTIFLSKRKENNGAPR
- a CDS encoding epoxide hydrolase family protein — its product is MLGKKSISEFKIQIPEEEIQFLKNRLKQTRFAPPIDSSNWSDGTDADYLRELIRDWGTRYDWRSREILLNRFDHFLADIEGTKIHFIHAKGKGKNPIPLLLLQGWPSSFIQMLDIIPLLTETQEDDIPSFDVVAASLPGYLFSEIPSKHGMSFSFIADLMQKLMVETLGYKKYAARGSDQGALVQQQLGLKYPENLIGLHRTGITPFLNPLPADLSEEEIQYQQKVASWAKSETAYASLQALRPETITPALADSPIALASWVIEKFQRWGDCNGDPDRHFGRDKLLDNLSLHWFYGAGAASVRLYREVLRNPGLIGKVNVPTAIIMPLRDGIAVPFPRSWAERFYNVQRWTVLEKGGHFSEWEVPETIAEDIRSFFKSLTEKR
- a CDS encoding LA_1694 family PerA/PerB upregulated protein, coding for MLVRIQTNLIKFVLWLCIFLFQCIRENASNPDLLLAIVNQQLQPNASVAVPALKACLVTNQLHSGKVTTCYETTAESCNLSFFNNIATATTLQNRRDDLTFININFANCTTGATSLFVKYSNLVPPTSMLFKDQLGLNGSNVESQFRFTNQKSCKELGLETSNFVPGNFSRVVNSEELVQLNSLEAELALIPTTTANCFTDLNFNQSLISLTQNIKNGSLQRGITCAYQSGSAFPICPWSH